A window of the Mesorhizobium opportunistum WSM2075 genome harbors these coding sequences:
- the bhcR gene encoding HTH-type transcriptional regulator BhcR has protein sequence MDTTEKRQRGRPRAFNGPSEANSVQSLDRALRILAIVAEGSGLSLSEISAQSSLAASTAYRMLTTLQNHGMVEFDTSDQLWSIGVETYRMGAAFLRRRKLVDRARIVMQELMEKTGETANLGVAEDDCVVFVSQVETHQAIRAFFRPGTRSPFHASGIGKAVLAHLEPERVGIILRKAGLQRFTDKTLSEIPALAHDLAVIKLRGWSVDDEERHPGMRCVAAAIFNEFGEPIGGVSVSGPTVRVTPERLAEIGPMVRNAAAEVTRMIGGMQAG, from the coding sequence ATGGACACGACCGAAAAACGCCAGCGCGGCCGGCCGCGCGCCTTCAACGGGCCATCCGAAGCCAATTCGGTGCAGTCGCTCGACCGGGCCTTGCGTATCCTGGCCATTGTCGCCGAAGGCAGTGGCCTGTCGCTGAGCGAGATATCCGCGCAAAGCAGCCTTGCTGCCTCCACCGCCTACCGCATGCTGACCACACTGCAGAATCACGGCATGGTCGAGTTCGACACCAGCGACCAATTGTGGTCGATCGGTGTCGAGACCTACCGCATGGGCGCTGCATTCCTGCGCCGCCGCAAGCTGGTCGACCGCGCTCGCATCGTCATGCAGGAGCTGATGGAAAAGACCGGCGAGACCGCCAATCTCGGCGTCGCCGAGGATGATTGCGTGGTGTTCGTCAGCCAAGTCGAGACGCATCAGGCGATCCGCGCCTTCTTCCGCCCGGGAACCCGCAGCCCCTTCCATGCCTCCGGCATTGGCAAGGCGGTGCTGGCGCATCTCGAACCCGAGCGCGTCGGCATCATTTTGCGCAAGGCCGGCCTGCAGCGCTTCACCGACAAGACGCTTTCGGAAATCCCGGCGCTTGCGCATGACCTAGCTGTCATCAAGCTGCGCGGCTGGTCGGTCGACGACGAGGAACGGCACCCCGGCATGCGCTGCGTGGCGGCCGCTATCTTCAACGAGTTCGGCGAGCCGATCGGCGGCGTCTCCGTGTCGGGGCCGACCGTGCGGGTGACGCCGGAGCGGCTGGCCGAGATCGGGCCGATGGTGCGCAATGCCGCGGCTGAAGTGACCAGGATGATCGGCGGCATGCAAGCCGGCTGA
- a CDS encoding BA14K family protein — translation MFTRTLVSGLIATTVAATALVGTVQPSAAHSHHHNHDIGIGIAAGVGGFVLGSLLSQQPPRTVYVDEDGGSWHVRRCFDRYSSYDPESDTYIGRDGYSHYCRL, via the coding sequence ATGTTCACGCGCACACTCGTTTCCGGCCTCATCGCCACCACTGTCGCCGCCACCGCATTGGTTGGCACCGTTCAGCCTTCGGCAGCCCACAGCCATCACCACAACCATGACATCGGCATCGGCATCGCCGCCGGCGTCGGCGGCTTCGTCCTCGGCAGCCTGCTCTCCCAGCAGCCGCCGCGTACCGTCTATGTCGACGAAGACGGTGGTTCTTGGCACGTCCGCCGCTGTTTCGACCGCTACTCGAGCTACGATCCGGAGTCCGACACCTACATCGGCCGCGACGGCTATAGCCACTACTGCCGGCTCTGA
- a CDS encoding DUF2569 family protein — MGAFSVWHWAIVLLLIGVPVFFAARSAAKPSQNPEALVGFGGWLMLLAIGQALSPLRTLADFANSADGYQQLMALSNGPLAVYGEVALNLAFLALQLVVLVSMLRKSRRFPQLFLLQWLAIPVVFVLDTIWISSILGVPVNQVLAGDALAAPIASFVAAGIWVAYVYRSVRVRNTFNKAGASGQVASAS; from the coding sequence ATGGGGGCGTTTTCCGTCTGGCATTGGGCGATCGTGCTGCTGTTGATCGGCGTGCCTGTTTTCTTTGCTGCTCGATCAGCCGCGAAGCCGTCACAGAATCCTGAGGCTCTTGTGGGCTTCGGCGGTTGGCTGATGCTGCTGGCTATCGGTCAGGCATTATCACCGTTGCGCACACTTGCCGACTTCGCCAACTCGGCCGACGGCTACCAGCAACTCATGGCCCTCTCAAACGGGCCGCTGGCGGTGTATGGCGAGGTTGCTCTCAATCTGGCATTTCTGGCGCTTCAACTGGTTGTGCTCGTTTCCATGCTGCGGAAAAGCCGCCGGTTCCCGCAGTTGTTTCTGCTCCAGTGGCTTGCGATCCCTGTCGTTTTTGTCCTGGACACGATCTGGATTTCTTCAATTCTGGGCGTTCCGGTGAACCAGGTGCTCGCAGGTGATGCGCTGGCGGCACCGATAGCCTCGTTTGTCGCGGCTGGCATCTGGGTTGCTTATGTCTACAGGTCTGTCAGGGTGAGGAACACGTTCAACAAAGCGGGCGCATCAGGGCAAGTCGCCAGCGCCTCATAG
- a CDS encoding TetR/AcrR family transcriptional regulator, with protein sequence MSGLRARQKADRHRRIIEAAAALFREAGYEGAKIEAIATQAEVSVGTIYNYYENKGDILGAIVSLEVNEVLNAGRGVVARPPANVGDALDTLIGIYIEHSLHYLSKEMWRQAMAISMQLPDSPFGQAYTALDRSLTEQIRALIARLQEIGLVRQDIDGAALGELIFNNMNMMFIEFVKRDDARIPELRAAIRRQNRILVAAIGV encoded by the coding sequence ATGAGCGGATTGCGGGCAAGGCAAAAGGCGGATCGGCACAGGCGCATCATCGAGGCGGCGGCCGCACTTTTCCGCGAGGCCGGCTATGAGGGCGCCAAGATCGAGGCGATCGCCACTCAGGCCGAGGTCTCGGTCGGCACCATCTACAATTACTATGAGAATAAGGGCGACATCCTCGGCGCCATCGTCTCGCTGGAGGTCAACGAAGTGCTCAACGCCGGCCGCGGCGTCGTCGCCAGGCCGCCGGCCAATGTCGGCGACGCGCTGGACACGCTGATCGGCATCTATATCGAGCATTCGCTGCATTATCTCAGCAAGGAGATGTGGCGGCAGGCGATGGCGATCTCGATGCAACTGCCCGACAGCCCATTCGGCCAGGCCTATACGGCGTTGGACCGCTCGCTGACGGAACAGATCCGCGCGCTGATCGCCCGGCTGCAGGAGATTGGGCTGGTACGGCAGGACATCGACGGGGCAGCGCTCGGTGAACTGATCTTCAACAACATGAACATGATGTTCATCGAGTTCGTGAAGCGCGACGACGCAAGAATACCGGAGTTGCGTGCGGCGATACGGAGGCAGAACCGCATATTGGTGGCGGCGATCGGAGTGTGA
- a CDS encoding polyamine ABC transporter substrate-binding protein, translated as MSAQSKAMNPLSVLKNQLRAACAATALLLGAGSLAEAADLNALIWCDHSDPALLQPFEEANNVKVNVKEFEGTGAGLAIVEQSQPGDWDVMVIDSIDVPRGVEKGLFEPLPEDKLPLADLFPQVKMDGSTVVGGKRYGITEKFGYNTIGFNKTKVDPADMQSLASLTSDKYKGKVAIYDYYLPVIGMAALAIGKKTADLTEADLPALKEELLKMKANAKLVGEVTASQTALATGEVDILVGGGEWVTAGLAKENPALDFSIPKEGAVLWSQSLAMFKDSKNKDMALKFIQYIMSPEGQAQLATSSCYWGMPSNAKAALTDDQKKILRFDEQPGFLARAQAYPAPNADLDKKMQDMWTEMLQAK; from the coding sequence ATGTCCGCACAGTCAAAAGCCATGAATCCGCTTTCCGTCCTGAAGAACCAACTGCGCGCCGCCTGCGCTGCCACGGCGCTGCTGCTTGGCGCCGGCAGTCTCGCCGAGGCCGCCGATCTCAACGCGCTGATCTGGTGCGATCATTCCGATCCGGCGCTGCTGCAGCCCTTCGAGGAGGCCAACAACGTCAAGGTCAACGTCAAGGAATTCGAAGGCACCGGCGCCGGTCTCGCCATCGTCGAACAGTCGCAGCCCGGTGACTGGGACGTGATGGTGATCGATAGTATCGATGTGCCGCGCGGCGTCGAAAAGGGCCTGTTCGAGCCACTGCCGGAAGACAAGCTGCCGCTGGCCGACCTGTTCCCGCAGGTGAAGATGGACGGCTCGACCGTGGTCGGCGGCAAGCGCTACGGCATCACCGAAAAGTTCGGCTACAACACCATCGGCTTCAACAAGACCAAGGTCGACCCGGCCGACATGCAGTCATTGGCGTCGCTGACCAGCGACAAGTACAAGGGCAAGGTCGCCATCTACGACTATTACCTGCCGGTCATCGGCATGGCGGCACTCGCCATCGGCAAGAAGACGGCCGACCTCACCGAAGCCGATCTTCCCGCCCTCAAGGAAGAGCTGCTCAAGATGAAGGCCAATGCCAAGCTGGTCGGCGAAGTCACCGCCAGCCAGACGGCGCTTGCGACCGGCGAGGTCGACATACTGGTCGGCGGCGGCGAATGGGTGACGGCGGGGCTGGCCAAGGAAAACCCGGCGCTCGACTTTTCCATTCCGAAAGAAGGCGCGGTGCTGTGGTCGCAGTCGCTGGCCATGTTCAAGGATTCCAAGAACAAGGACATGGCGCTGAAGTTCATCCAGTACATCATGAGCCCGGAAGGCCAGGCGCAGCTTGCCACCTCGTCCTGCTATTGGGGCATGCCGTCCAACGCCAAGGCGGCACTGACCGACGATCAGAAGAAGATCCTGCGCTTCGACGAGCAGCCCGGCTTCCTTGCCCGCGCCCAGGCCTATCCGGCGCCGAACGCGGATCTCGACAAGAAGATGCAGGATATGTGGACCGAAATGCTGCAGGCGAAGTGA
- a CDS encoding ABC transporter permease → MNSVRSSGRGNALPWALVTPALGWTLLFFVLPFIAMGFSSLTVHEGGGFTLANYSQFFTDPSYWQAMVNSLEVTAIVTVVSVLLAYPFAWILAEQVPERWQRLALMLAVLPFWTSYVVRSYSWLLVLAQNGVINRALTGAGLITEPLQLANTRLATVTGFVHFFVMLLTLTIFANLKQLSPSYRKAAADLGAGPVRTFLHVVLPLTLPGIMVGAFLTFVLCIGDYITPQILGGNNELLMPQLVMMQIGRRGDFPLASALSIILMAVVTVAYLACARWLKIERA, encoded by the coding sequence ATGAATTCGGTGAGAAGCAGCGGACGGGGCAATGCCCTGCCTTGGGCGCTGGTCACCCCGGCGCTCGGTTGGACGCTGCTGTTCTTCGTGCTGCCCTTCATCGCCATGGGGTTTTCCAGCCTGACAGTGCATGAGGGCGGCGGCTTCACGCTCGCCAATTACAGCCAGTTCTTCACCGACCCGTCCTACTGGCAGGCCATGGTGAACTCGCTCGAGGTGACGGCGATCGTCACCGTGGTCTCGGTGCTGCTCGCCTACCCCTTCGCCTGGATCCTGGCCGAACAGGTGCCGGAACGCTGGCAGCGGCTGGCGCTGATGCTGGCCGTGCTGCCGTTCTGGACCTCCTATGTCGTGCGCTCCTATTCCTGGCTGCTGGTGCTGGCGCAGAACGGCGTCATCAACCGCGCACTGACCGGCGCCGGCCTCATCACCGAGCCGCTGCAGCTCGCCAACACTCGGTTAGCCACGGTCACCGGCTTCGTGCATTTCTTCGTCATGCTGTTGACGCTGACCATCTTCGCCAATCTGAAGCAGCTCAGCCCGAGTTACCGCAAGGCCGCGGCAGATCTCGGCGCCGGACCGGTGCGCACCTTCCTGCACGTCGTCCTGCCACTGACGCTTCCCGGTATCATGGTCGGCGCCTTCCTCACCTTCGTGCTGTGCATCGGCGACTACATCACGCCGCAGATACTTGGCGGCAACAACGAGCTTCTGATGCCGCAGCTGGTGATGATGCAGATCGGCCGGCGTGGCGACTTCCCGCTCGCCTCAGCGCTGTCGATCATCCTGATGGCCGTGGTCACCGTCGCCTACCTCGCCTGCGCGCGCTGGCTGAAGATCGAGCGGGCCTGA
- a CDS encoding ABC transporter permease, which produces MHRIVRVISLVYALAVYGFIFLPVVVLVLFSLQATSFPIPPFTGPSLRWYEAVLSDTRLTSALINSLLVASISSLAAVTLGFLSAWGFARFVLPGSGLLRGLITLPLTVSYLIIGMGLLVLFNWAGVPKSLLAAGIGHVVINLPLCFAIIYSQMGGHQINIERAARDLGAPEWKVLLLVTVPVMAPAIFAGFFLSMTFSWDEFVISFLLTRFDTTLPVEIWNLLRSGLNPKTNAVGSLVFAVSIVLVVAFELTLLRRRKT; this is translated from the coding sequence ATGCATAGGATTGTCCGCGTCATTTCCTTGGTCTACGCGCTTGCGGTCTATGGCTTCATCTTCCTGCCGGTGGTCGTGCTGGTGCTGTTTTCGCTGCAGGCGACGTCATTCCCGATCCCGCCGTTCACCGGCCCGTCGCTGCGCTGGTACGAGGCCGTTCTGTCCGACACGCGACTGACCTCGGCGCTGATCAATTCGCTGCTGGTCGCATCGATCTCGTCCCTCGCCGCGGTCACGCTGGGTTTCCTCTCGGCCTGGGGTTTCGCGCGCTTCGTGCTGCCCGGCTCGGGCCTGCTGCGCGGGCTGATCACGCTGCCGCTGACGGTCAGCTACCTGATCATCGGCATGGGGCTGCTGGTGCTGTTCAACTGGGCCGGCGTGCCGAAATCGCTGCTTGCCGCCGGCATCGGCCATGTGGTGATCAACCTGCCGCTCTGCTTTGCGATCATCTACAGCCAGATGGGCGGCCACCAGATCAACATCGAGCGCGCCGCGCGCGATCTTGGCGCGCCGGAATGGAAGGTGCTGCTGCTGGTCACAGTGCCGGTGATGGCCCCGGCGATCTTCGCCGGCTTCTTCCTGTCGATGACCTTCTCCTGGGACGAGTTCGTGATCTCCTTCCTGCTGACGCGCTTCGACACCACGCTGCCGGTGGAAATCTGGAACCTGCTGCGCTCCGGCCTCAATCCCAAGACCAATGCGGTCGGCTCGCTGGTCTTTGCCGTTTCCATCGTGCTGGTCGTGGCGTTCGAACTGACATTGTTGCGCAGGAGAAAGACATGA
- a CDS encoding ABC transporter ATP-binding protein codes for MIAPLVDIRSVSHRFGQLAVLKNVSLQIEPGSYTILLGPSGSGKTTLLSILGGFVTPSEGKVFISGKDCTSVPPARRPTTTVFQDYALFPHMSVGGNVGFGLRMQGVDGATRAARAREALALVGLASAFDKKPHQLSGGQRQRVALARALVIEPAVLLLDEPLGALDLKLRRQMQDELKAIQKRVGTAFIHVTHDQEEAMALADHCVVMNDGRIEDEGPPERVYARPATRFSATFMGESTILAGTVTEAKDKTSTVATPVGAVSLPGALPAGSAVALAIRPEHLTLGAASGATRLGTAKVSDVVFQGSFKRVLAMSVEDPSVRFIAKLPAAATVQPGDTVAASCDTDQIILLTD; via the coding sequence ATGATCGCGCCCCTGGTCGACATACGCAGCGTCTCGCACCGTTTCGGGCAACTGGCCGTGCTGAAAAATGTCTCGCTGCAGATCGAGCCCGGCAGCTACACGATCCTGCTCGGACCGTCGGGTTCGGGCAAGACGACGCTGTTGTCCATCCTTGGGGGTTTCGTCACGCCCAGCGAAGGCAAGGTGTTCATCAGCGGCAAGGATTGCACCTCGGTGCCGCCGGCCAGGCGCCCGACCACTACCGTTTTCCAGGATTATGCGCTGTTTCCGCATATGAGCGTCGGCGGCAATGTCGGCTTTGGGCTGCGCATGCAGGGCGTCGACGGTGCGACCCGTGCCGCCCGGGCGCGCGAGGCGCTGGCTCTGGTTGGACTTGCCTCGGCCTTCGACAAGAAGCCTCATCAACTCTCGGGCGGCCAGCGGCAGCGCGTGGCGCTGGCGCGTGCGCTGGTGATCGAGCCGGCGGTGCTGTTGCTCGACGAGCCGCTTGGCGCGCTCGACCTGAAGCTGCGCCGGCAGATGCAGGACGAATTGAAGGCGATCCAAAAACGCGTCGGCACCGCCTTCATCCATGTCACCCATGACCAGGAAGAGGCGATGGCGCTTGCCGACCACTGCGTGGTGATGAATGACGGCCGCATCGAGGACGAAGGACCGCCCGAGCGCGTCTATGCCCGGCCGGCGACGCGCTTTTCCGCCACCTTCATGGGCGAAAGCACGATCCTCGCTGGCACGGTCACCGAGGCCAAGGACAAGACAAGCACTGTCGCGACGCCGGTCGGGGCGGTCTCGCTGCCCGGTGCTTTGCCGGCAGGCTCGGCCGTTGCGCTGGCCATACGGCCGGAACATCTGACCTTGGGCGCGGCCTCAGGCGCCACAAGGCTGGGCACGGCCAAGGTGAGCGACGTCGTCTTCCAGGGCAGCTTCAAGCGTGTGCTCGCGATGTCCGTCGAAGACCCTTCGGTGCGGTTCATCGCCAAGCTGCCCGCAGCGGCCACGGTCCAGCCGGGCGACACGGTCGCGGCTTCGTGCGATACCGACCAGATCATCCTGCTGACGGATTGA